In Vigna unguiculata cultivar IT97K-499-35 chromosome 3, ASM411807v1, whole genome shotgun sequence, a single genomic region encodes these proteins:
- the LOC114179971 gene encoding WD repeat-containing protein VIP3 has translation MKLGGIKSVENAHDDSVWAVTWVPATANRPPLLLTGSLDETVRLWRSDDLLLDRTNTGHCLGVASVAAHPLGSLAASSSLDSFVRVFDVDSNATVATLEAPPSEVWQMRFDPKGSILAVAGGGSASVKLWDTSTWELVATLSIPRPEGPKPTDKSGSKKFVLSVAWSPDGKRLACGSMDGTISVFDVPRAKFLHHLEGHFMAVRSLVYSPYDPRVLFTASDDGNIHMYDAEGKALVGTMSGHASWVLCVDVSPDGAAIASGSSDRSVRLWDLSMRASVQTMSNHTDQVWGVAFRPPGGTDARGGRLASVSDDKSISLYDYS, from the exons ATGAAGCTGGGTGGAATCAAATCGGTGGAGAACGCGCACGATGATTCCGTGTGGGCGGTCACATGGGTACCCGCAACCGCCAACCGCCCACCGCTCCTCCTAACCGGTTCCCTCGACGAGACCGTCCGGCTCTGGCGCTCCGACGACCTCCTTCTTGACCGCACCAACACCGGCCACTGCCTTGGCGTCGCCTCCGTCGCTGCCCACCCTCTAGGCTCCCTCGCCGCCTCATCTTCCCTCGACAGCTTCGTCCGAGTCTTCGATGTCGATTCCAATGCCACCGTCGCCACTCTCGAGGCCCCTCCCTCCGAAGTCTGGCAAATGCGCTTCGATCCTAAG GGTTCCATTCTAGCAGTTGCTGGTGGGGGTAGTGCATCAGTGAAGCTTTGGGACACTTCAACATGGGAACTTGTTGCCACCTTATCAATTCCCCGTCCAGAAGGACCGAAGCCCACAGACAAGAGTGGGAGCAAGAAATTTGTGCTCTCAGTTGCATGGAGTCCTGATGGGAAACGACTTGCCTGTGGTTCAATGGATGGCACCATTTCTGTTTTTGATGTTCCACGTGCCAAATTTTTACATCACCTTGAAGGTCACTTCATGGCTGTGCGGTCTCTTGTATATTCTCCTTATGATCCAAGGGTATTGTTTACAGCTTCGGACGACGGTAACATTCACATGTATGATGCTGAGGGGAAAGCTTTAGTTGGGACGATGTCAGGTCACGCTAGTTGGGTATTGTGTGTGGATGTGAGCCCAGATGGGGCGGCCATTGCCTCAGGTTCAAGTGATAGATCTGTAAGGCTGTGGGATCTTAGCATGAGGGCATCGGTCCAGACAATGAGCAACCATACAGACCAGGTATGGGGTGTGGCTTTTAGACCACCTGGAGGGACTGATGCGCGAGGTGGTCGTCTTGCTAGTGTCTCTGATGACAAGAGCATATCACTCTATGATTATTCCTGA
- the LOC114179507 gene encoding threonine synthase, chloroplastic-like, giving the protein MMSSLMNPSFSTLPNHSISIPNNKNRFATTLVSCTSPTFNPSSSDDLNNTNNHSPPPPNIKHEARRHRDAHNFTAKYVPFNAGFDSTESYSLDEIVYRSRSGGLLDVEHDMEALKRFDGAYWRTLFDSRVGRTTWPYGSGVWSKKEWVLPEIDPDDIVSAFEGNSNLFWAERFGKEKCVGMNDLWVKHCGISHTGSFKDLGMTVLVSQVNRLRKMNRPVVGVGCASTGDTSAALSAYCAMAGIPSIVFLPANKISTAQLIQPVSNGALVLSIDTDFDGCMKLIREITAELPIYLANSLNSLRLEGQKTAAIEILQQFNWEVPDWVVVPGGNLGNIYAFYKGFKMCKDLGLVEKIPRLVCAQAANANPLYLYYKNGWKDYKAVKAKTTFASAIQIGDPVSIDRAVHALRNSEGIVEEATEEELMDSAQQADTTGMFTCPHTGVALRALIKLRNKGVIGARERVVVVSTAHGLKFVQSKIDYHSGAIPGMGRFANPPVSVKADFGSVMDKLKDFLRDKSPISSPTQVS; this is encoded by the coding sequence ATGATGTCGTCTTTGATGAACCCTTCCTTCTCCACTCTCCCAAATCATTCGATTTCAATCCCTAATAATAAAAACCGTTTCGCCACCACGCTAGTGTCATGCACCTCCCCTACATTCAATCCCTCTTCCTCCGACGACCTCAACAACACCAACAACCACTCCCCTCCGCCGCCAAACATCAAGCACGAGGCGCGCCGCCACCGCGACGCGCACAACTTTACGGCGAAGTATGTTCCCTTCAACGCGGGCTTTGATTCGACGGAGTCGTACTCGCTCGATGAAATCGTGTACCGCAGCCGCTCCGGGGGGCTCCTGGACGTGGAGCACGACATGGAGGCGCTGAAGAGATTCGACGGCGCTTACTGGCGGACGCTATTCGACTCGCGCGTGGGGAGGACGACGTGGCCGTACGGGTCCGGTGTGTGGAGCAAGAAGGAGTGGGTTCTACCGGAAATCGACCCCGACGACATCGTGAGCGCCTTCGAAGGCAACTCTAACCTCTTCTGGGCGGAAAGGTTCGGGAAAGAAAAGTGCGTCGGAATGAACGATTTGTGGGTGAAGCACTGCGGAATCAGCCACACCGGAAGCTTCAAGGATCTCGGCATGACGGTGCTCGTCAGCCAGGTCAACCGTCTACGCAAGATGAACAGACCGGTGGTCGGCGTGGGCTGCGCCTCCACCGGCGACACCTCGGCCGCGCTCTCGGCGTACTGCGCGATGGCGGGAATCCCCTCCATCGTGTTCCTCCCGGCGAACAAAATCTCGACCGCGCAGCTAATCCAGCCGGTGTCCAACGGCGCTCTGGTGCTGAGCATTGACACCGATTTCGACGGGTGCATGAAGCTGATTCGTGAGATAACCGCGGAGTTGCCGATTTATTTGGCGAATTCGCTGAACAGTCTGCGGCTGGAGGGGCAGAAAACTGCGGCGATTGAGATTCTGCAGCAGTTCAACTGGGAGGTTCCGGATTGGGTGGTTGTTCCCGGGGGCAATCTGGGAAACATTTATGCGTTCTACAAGGGATTCAAGATGTGCAAGGATTTGGGGCTTGTGGAGAAGATTCCGAGGCTTGTGTGTGCTCAGGCTGCGAATGCGAACCCTTTGTATTTGTACTACAAGAATGGGTGGAAAGACTACAAGGCTGTGAAGGCCAAAACTACTTTTGCTTCTGCGATTCAGATTGGTGACCCTGTTTCTATCGACAGGGCGGTCCATGCTCTGAGGAACTCGGAGGGGATTGTGGAGGAGGCGACGGAGGAGGAGCTCATGGATTCCGCGCAGCAGGCTGATACCACTGGCATGTTTACATGTCCGCACACTGGGGTGGCTCTCAGGGCTCTCATCAAGCTCAGGAATAAAGGGGTTATTGGAGCCCGGGAGAGGGTTGTGGTGGTAAGCACTGCGCATGGCTTGAAGTTTGTGCAGAGTAAGATTGATTATCACTCTGGGGCCATTCCTGGAATGGGGCGTTTTGCCAACCCTCCCGTTTCCGTTAAGGCCGATTTTGGCTCTGTCATGGATAAGCTCAAGGACTTCTTGCGTGATAAATCCCCCATCTCTTCACCCACCCAAGTAAGTTAA
- the LOC114176118 gene encoding UBP1-associated proteins 1C, giving the protein MVWFQCEDCGDNLKKPKLSSHFRTCSAYKLSCIDCGEIFGRDTVQDHTQCITEAEKYGPKGQGKTLSAATATPNKDNKQRPEVDTNVGLSEQPPWFCSLCNTTTTSKQTLLLHADGKKHRAKARAFHASKQQPVQADKSVTDDAKTVVETGPNDKVRDESNVEVPKLKESSTQNDSKPGNETSAKKKRKLEALGDGKSVDLVKKSRNGTSVDMGNGEVIQGEKTTGEGNLKKEGMLEPHSTSTVENKIKWRKLLRSAFKSHPDGILKMKKLRKVVLKALQKSGIAMDEAELSKALEQKINASCRYAVENKYVRLVPKD; this is encoded by the exons ATGGTTTGGTTTCAATGCGAAGATTGTGGAGACAACCTCAAAAAACCCAAGTTGTCTAGTCACTTTCGGACTTGCTCCGCTTACAAA TTGTCGTGCATTGACTGTGGGGAAATATTTGGGCGTGACACCGTTCAGGATCACACACAGTGCATTACAGAAGCG GAAAAGTATGGTCCAAAAGGCCAAGGCAAAACTTTGAGTGCTGCAACTGCCACGCCTAACAAGGATAACAAACAGAGGCCTGAAGTTGATACTAATGTGGGTTTATCTGAGCAGCCTCCTTGGTTCTGTAG TCTTTGCAATACAACAACTACAAGTAAGCAAACACTTCTTCTCCATGCTGACGGAAAGAAGCACAGGGCAAAGGCGAGAGCATTCCATGCTTCAAAGCAGCAACCAGTCCAGGCAGATAAATCTGTTACCGATGATGCTAAGACTGTTGTGGAGACAGGTCCTAATGACAAGGTGAGAGATGAGAGTAATGTAGAGGTGCCAAAATTGAAGGAGTCTTCTACACAAAATGACTCAAAACCAGGGAATGAAACTTCAGCAAAGAAAAAGAGGAAACTTGAAGCATTGGGGGATGGGAAATCTGTTGACCTTGTTAAAAAAAGCAGGAATGGCACTTCGGTTGACATGGGAAATGGAGAAGTAATTCAGGGTGAAAAAACAACAGGAGAGGGGAATTTGAAGAAAGAAGGGATGCTAGAACCTCACAGTACAAGTActgttgaaaataaaataaaatggaggAAACTTCTCAGATCAGCCTTCAAATCT CATCCTGATGGAATTTTGAAGATGAAGAAACTTAGAAAAGTTGTCCTCAAAGCACTGCAGAAATCTGGCATTGCAATGGATGAAGCTGAATTGAGCAAGGCGCTTGAGCAGAAG ATCAATGCCAGCTGCAGATATGCAGTCGAGAACAAGTACGTGCGATTGGTGCCTAAAGACTGA
- the LOC114176535 gene encoding uncharacterized protein LOC114176535 → MDKDAKVEETVDLRTNVELVRSVSDKHHDLLRPSARNYSRGQATDVGGRGKGKYALIRDPEDFQTGIYDKPLPFYGCGVGWFSFLFGFLCPPMWFYATFLYFGNHYKKDPRERAGLGASAIAALVCSVVLLIIFGVILVFKLRFLYL, encoded by the exons ATGGATAAAG ATGCTAAGGTGGAAGAGACTGTTGATTTGCGAACCAATGTGGAGTTAGTGAGATCAGTCTCTGATAAGCACCATGATCTTTTAAGGCCATCTGCTCGGAACTATTCTAGAG GACAAGCAACAGATGTAGGTGGCCGTGGAAAAGGAAAGTATGCCTTAATTAGAGACCCAGAGGACTTCCAAACTGGAATTTATGATAAGCCCCTTCCATTTTATGGATGTGGAGTCGGATGGTTCTC ATTTCTTTTTGGATTTCTGTGTCCTCCCATGTGGTTCTATGCTACATTTCTCTATTTTGGAAATCACTATAAGAAGGATCCTAGGGAACGAGCAGGGCTGGGAGCCTCTGCAATTGCT GCATTGGTGTGCTCTGTAGTGTTGCTGATAATTTTTGGAGTAATTCTTGTGTTTAAATTGCGGTTCCTGTATTTATAA
- the LOC114178308 gene encoding mitogen-activated protein kinase kinase 2, producing MKKGNLGPGLKLSVPVSDQSNFAKFLTESGTFKDGDLLVNRDGVRIVSQSDVEAPPPIKPTDDQLTLADVDVIKVVGKGNGGVVQLVQHKWTSQFFALKVIQMNIEESMRRQIAQELKINQQAQCPYVVICYQSFYENGVISIILEYMDGGSLADLLRKVKTIPEPFLAAICKQVLKGLVYLHHEKHIIHRDLKPSNLLINHIGEVKITDFGVSSIMESTSGQANTFIGTYNYMSPERINGSQRGYNYKSDIWSLGLILLECALGRFPYTPDDQSESWESIFELIETIVDKPPPIPPSGQFSPEFCAFISACLQKDPKNRLSAQELMGHPFVSLYDDSEVNLSSYFSNAGSPLATL from the exons ATGAAGAAAGGAAACTTGGGACCTGGTCTCAAACTCTCGGTTCCTGTTTCTGATCAATCCAATTTTGCCAAGTTCCT GACTGAAAGTGGGACTTTTAAGGATGGGGATCTGCTTGTCAACAGGGATGGAGTTCGAATTGTCTCTCAGAGTGATGTCGAAGCT CCACCTCCGATCAAGCCTACAGACGACCAGTTAACTTTGGCAGATGTAGATGTTATCAAAGTTGTTGGAAAGGGAAATGGAGGGGTAGTCCAATTGGTGCAACACAAATGGACTAGTCAGTTTTTTGCATTGAAG GTAATTCAAATGAATATTGAGGAGTCTATGAGAAGGCAGATTGCACAAGAGTTGAAAATTAATCAACAGGCACAGTGTCCTTATGTTGTCATCTGCTATCAGTCATTTTATGAAAACGGTGTCATATCAATCATCTTAGAGTACATGGATGGGGGTTCCTTAGCTGATCTACTGAGGAAAGTTAAAACAATTCCAGAGCCTTTTCTTGCTGCCATCTGTAAGCAG GTGCTGAAGGGTTTAGTTTACCTTCACCATGAAAAGCATATTATCCACAGAGACTTGAAGCCTTCTAATTTGTTAATAAATCATATAGGAGAAGTAAAGATTACTGACTTTGGTGTGAGTTCAATTATGGAAAGTACATCTGGTCAAGCAAATACCTTCATTGGAACTTACAACTATATGTCT CCGGAGAGAATCAATGGAAGCCAGCGAGGCTACAACTACAAAAGTGATATATGGAGTTTGGGACTAATATTGCTTGAGTGTGCTTTGGGAAGGTTTCCATATACCCCAGACGATCAAAGTGAAAGTTGGGAAAGCATTTTCGAGCTTATTGAAACCATTGTTGATAAACCTCCTCCTATTCCTCCGTCTGGACAATTTTCTCCAGAATTCTGCGCATTTATCTCAGCATG TCTACAGAAAGACCCAAAGAATCGACTGTCAGCTCAGGAATTAATG GGACATCCTTTTGTCAGCTTGTATGATGACTCGGAGGTGAATCTTTCATCTTACTTCTCCAATGCAGGATCTCCTCTTGCTACCTTATAA